TGCATCGGAAAAGAGGGGATGTGATTTGAGCTTCAAGTTCCCCTTTCAGCATTGATGTCGACCATCAATCATCAAGCAATTCGACTAGTTCACCTTTCTTGAGTTTGGAATATCCCCTTAGGCCGCGAGACTTTGCAAGATTCCTCAGCTCTGATAATTTTAAGGAAGGCAAATCGGATGAGATTTTTAGAGTAGATGATTCCGTAATCACTTCGGCAGTTTCATTGGACAGAGGAGGATCAAACTGATCGTCCAACAATGATTGGCCAAGAGAGTCCAAAACACCAATATCTGCATGCACCGAGGCCTCAGAGTTGTCCACAATGATAtcgctcttcttcttcctactcgcTTGAGAGTTTGTGGGTGGAGGAGGGTTGATACCCTCTTCAAACGATACAGCTTGGAAGTTCGCTCTACAAACTAGAGATTTTCGTCTGAAATTTGTGGCAGGTCTTGTGGAAGAAACTGGATCTGGAAGCCCAGGATCAAGAGCCGGCTCCTCCTTCAATTTGGTGCCATCTCGGCTAAAAAGATTTGATTTATTCTCATCCACTAGTGTGTTGCTTCTTGGTAGTAGGTTGCTACTAAAATGCTCCTTGGGACTGCTCTTCTGATCCATCGAATGCTTCCTTAACAATTTGACGAGGGAATCCACGGTTGCCCTGTCGCTTTGCCTTTGTCGACTCGCTTCAGACTTCTTACCTTTCTTGGCAGCAGCCTGTAATTGCATTTGGATTTTCCGAAACAAGTCGAGTATTTCTTCATCTCGCTGTCCTGGAGTTGCAGTAGCCTGGTGCCTCATATTACTCATGAAAGGCCCATTTCTAGAGGACAAAATATAAGTTTCTTCACTCCTTTCTGACTGTTCAAGCTCTTGGTATTGTTTGCTCCTGCCCATGGAAGACCTTTTCTGTTGTCTGGAGAAATCAGGATTCTCCTTGTGATCATTAGAAATTGCACGGCGAGCAGCATATATCCTCGCTGATCTACGCGGGATGCTTCGAAATTGAGTTTCAGCACTGCAGTGTGTCTGGTCACATTTACATGAATATGGTGATAGAATAGCTCCTCTGAATATCCCTAGCAAAGGAAGATATTCGAATTATTCACTACAACTCCAGAAGTAAATTAAGAGCAACACATCATAAAacgaaaacaacaacaacaacaacaacaacaacaacaaaaaagaaGATAGTTTCTTCAATAGTTTAAGATTCTTTAAGGAGAGGAATGCAAATCGGGTTAGCTGAAAACTACAACAGTTGGGACCTTAAGTATCATAACAATATGGTGAATTCGTCCGCTGTTCTCCTACAAATGCAAAACTACACCGGTTGCATTCTAAAATGGGCATCGATTTCTAGGGTTTAGCTTAGACAACTTCTATTCTCGATCTAGCATCTGGTACACTGTGTTATACTGATGAGAACTCGATTGTTCAATTCAATTATCTCGATCGTGTAAACACGAAAGGGTAAGGCTTACCGATGATAGTCATCTAATGCagctcagcttcttaacttcCGCCCTGGTGCTGCTTGATGACGGCCTGTTTCCTTCTCCTACCAAACACAAAGTAACAGATACAAGATAACAAATCAGATAGACAGAGACGAGGGTGTAATAGAGGAAAAGAGTACCGGAGCTCGTCGTCGTAGTCCGGCGCGACGGCGACGAAGGGAAGAGAGCGAAAGGTTTCGGAGACGAGCGGTTTGGGCAGTGGAGTACCGGCCGCAGTTGCGATAAGGAGAAGAGGTATATTGGGCCTTAATTTGGGGTACTGAGCCCGGCATAATACCTTCAAAATGTTACCCAATACGCCATTTTTtatagctttatttcttttttcatttattatttataaatatttataaaaataaaatgtaGCAAATGAATGGACCGCtgaaaatttgaaaacaaaataaataaaaaggaacacttatttttattatcctcaAATAGCATCTTAATTTTACTTCATtcaataaataattttaagtgAATTAGAAtaattgtaattaagttaaaataatttaaactaatattatagaattttaatcaaaattacttaTGCCTTATTTACTTCTAGGGACAAATTGAGAAAGGAAAGGATCCTTTCAcacgaaggaaaagaaaagaaatgaaagaagagagaagagagaagagaagagaacaGAGAAGGGGATCCTTCGGGAAAAGGACCAAGGAATATTAAAGGGAAAAGGGGTGAGCGTCTTAGGCCCCTTGCGCGAGGGGATCGCATAGTGCTGCTGAGTATGACATTTGTGCATGTTGATGGCAAAAAAGAGGAGGCCGATAGTGCCACCTCAAGCATAACTATGagctctctttctttcttttgtctcCACCAACAGTTGTCGTCTACTTCCATCGCCCTTCTTTTGGTCATGCAAAATGGACTCACAATGTAGTTAATCTAAAGAGATAATCACCTGGCGCCATGTATCCAATGATGACTTGGAATGTTGAGGAAGAGGAGGTCTACTTGCTTGTTTCCATCATGCAACTGCAAATGAACACCCAACATGTGTACAGTACCAAAATCTCTCACATGCCTTCCCGTCCTTGTTGAGGAGAATGTTTGATGACTTGAGATCGCAGTGGACGATTGAGAAGTCATAGTCGCAACCTTTTGTAGATGGGCCATCACGATCGATCAATTTCTCGACAATGTATAATGTTTTCGAGAGTTCCATTTTCCATCAATGCCCAAAGGAGAGTTTGACATCATTGTTCTTGAAAACCACTCCATTGCTATCGTTGTCGTTGTTGTGAATCTCTTGAAGGTTGATCGTTGGGTGGTCGTCCACCAATCGCACATGCAAAAGAacatctttcatgtcaaattctgTTTGCGCATAGTTGCGGCATCGAAGCACGAAGGTGAGGGGTCACATATGGAGTCTAGGTTGAGGGAGAGGGAGGTATTGAGGGCTGTGATGGTGCCGACAAAGTTGCAATCAAGGCGTTGCCACTTCTTGGGTGGCGGCAAGGCCACGGAGGGGGAAGGCGGGGAGAATGacgatgaagaagaaaaagagttgTAGGTTGTAGGCCACGATGCAGCAATAGGCTGGAGGAGACGCCTTGGTGGCTACCTCGCTTGTTTGTGGTTGGTGGGAATGGTGGAGATGCAacaaaggaagagaagagaaagacatTCCACTCGATTTGGGCGAATGAAAAACATCACAAAAGATGATCTGTGGATGGATTTATGAATCCATCCGTTCATTTTTTGATAGTGAGTAAATAGAGGAAAATAAATGGAATCCATCTTTCCTCATAAAGTAAACGGTAGAAACTGATCTTGTGGAAACTTTTCCCTCGCATTTTATATCCATCCTCCCAGGTAAATAGGGCATTAAAGTAGTTTTAGTTAAAATTCACAGCTAAAATAATACGGTGCATAATGGTGGGGTCCAATAAAGtcgggcagtcagaagtcaagggggcgtgacagtcagaagtcacgGGGACATGACAGTCAAAGGTCAAGACGACGTAGCAGTCAGCAGTTAGGGAAAGAAGAGGTAGGACCGTCTGACGACATCAGCGACAGGGTTCTCACAGATCAGGACCCAAAATCTGAGACACCCTGGTCTGAAATATGGTGGACAGTCGGGGTGATGCCTGACCTGCTCCGACTAGTCGGGTTTCACAGCTCGGGTATATCCTGACCTGGTACTCCTAGAAGGCCAACTACCGACCATCTCAAGCTTCCCCTATTCATACCCGGTCAGGACAAAAGGTCGAGACAGAAGGTGCTACATGACAACAAGGTCGGGGAATCGTAACCGCCTATCAGAGAATAACTATTGTATGCCAGAGAATATGCCAACGGTCTGTGGTCATCTACGAATAGAACTTTCTTCCAGCCCATAAAAGGTGCCGCATGTCCTCCATCACCAAATAGATCCTGACACCCAACATTCCCTAACATCAGTTAGGCTCCAGAAGtatgcactgtcatataaaaagggaggttctcTCCCTTACACAGGTACactctctcgcacattcgcacttgtcttctacttttctttctaCTTCATATACTGTTCTTTTGggaaaaaagtacttgacttgagcctACTCAGGGGGCTTTTCCCCTGGTTTCTGGCTTCTAAtgttccgtgtgcttgtctgagtgtgcgtagaGCTCAAGTATCGTTGGTTCAGTCATCATCGTCCATCAGCACCACGTGGGGGTTCGTTTGTGTAGGCGCATACGAGAAGGGTGCCCTAGTCGCCTCTCCGTCAACGGCAGCAACAACTCATCCGACTTTCGTCTGAatcagattccggacaggatcaatttgacgcTGTTTGTGGGAACATCCTTCACCTATTTTAGAGCTTGAAGATGGAGGATACCGGACAAATCAACGTGACCATGAAGGCAGGGGAGTACAAACTGTTCAAGGAAGCCAAGAGACAAGCGACTTTTGAAAAACAGACCACTGCTTCACGATCGTACAAGATGCCTGCAGTTTCCAAGGATCCGAATTACGTTTCTGATAGAGGATTTAAGAGGAAACAACCAGAGGAGATCCCCCCGGCCTTCTATCGGGAACCAGGCCCAGACTATTACCACAAGGGCCCGGACTgctataataagaaagagcaactGCATGCCTCTATGGCGGAAAGCTCTTCGCCTAGGGACTCAAAGAAAGGGAAAGCTATAGTCCTCAAAGAGGAGCCTCGAGGGGAGCCTGATGAGCAAGTGGCCTTCTCTATGAGGGTACTCGAGGAGAAACTATCAAAGGGGTACAAGCCCTCAGCCATTGGAGAGTATAATGGTAgtaagtgttaggatgtatactaaaagcctagctttttgtatgaacatttatattttgaaatgagaatcactctggtcaaatgttgcatgttaatgcagttgcccatttaatttatattgtagtaaCATGGCATGTGGtgccatacagaagatcatgttatcagttccttataaattataaatagtagctcacaaccaagatggattaggacaaaccattggaatggttgtagtgtaatttgatattagtttatcttgactataaaattacactagtacactatgtgtgtattgagccggaccatttgaggttattttttttatactgactgcataaaagaacaaaacctctgttattatggatgtgcatactcttaatcccaatataataacaaacatatatacttagcatttttttaatttatcaaaggatgagatttatttagttagatcaatagacccgataagttgggaaataatattatttatatgatgtgttgttgattataaaagaaaaatgtgtcatagtaatttaggttgatgatgcccccttgaggagctcaaagGATTAtcacttagtccgacatgataataaggttgagtggtactactcttggagttaatgttaattaagtaagttgtcagtaactcatttaattaacagacatacgatatcttaaacacagggagactaacacactcatgataagtaggagctcatattgtaatatggaatttgtgcagtagttcaataataactctttagtagtatgagttattattgatgaacttgagttgggtgttcgagtcgaacacaggaagctcaagtccatcaggaggccaaaaccaattcctcctctcggtccctctTGTAGcttctataaagcctcgcattcacccgttttgattttacTTCCTACCCAAGAACGAGGCCGACCAcatctttgcttggtgcccaagtaaggggtagaccaagccttgcttcctacccaagaaaggggttgtccaagccttgcttggtgcccaagcaaggggtcggccaaaccaaaagaaaagaaaagaaaaagaaaaaaagagggaattttttctcaacagaattagagatttttctaaaaagaattaagttgattctttcttagaaattttctaaaaagaattatattaattctttcctaataaatttttctaaaaagaattatgttaattatttcctagaaatttttctaaaaagaattatgttgattctttcctagaaattttctaaaaagaattatactaattctttcttaaaatttttctaaaaagaattatgttaattcttttctagagattttttctaaacaaaaatctattactttttctcctttttaatctggggcaaagggttataaaaggaaaggagGTTGTGCCataaaaatcaacaattcaattaagaattgataagtttctctcctttcccttaaggtcggcacccaattttttcttttcttacctctaggtccggcgacccacttcttttcttcttcccttttcttccctctagggtcggcaccccatcttctcttggtggctggagcttggaggaaaagaaaacgaagagacgaagtaccttggtggccggcggtttggaggagaagaagaagaatgaggcgttcctttctttgcatcttttggtggtaggcggcttggaaacaaaagggattcgggtgtttttgtcttggtagatcgtcgcccacacgacgtccaagaagaggagaggaatacgacagatcAAGAGGACTTTGTCTACTAAGAAAGGTACAATTAGTTATTTTTTCCGCAGCAcaattatttttgttttctttgtatggatcctgaaataccaacacaagaggctagcgatttcgtgttttcatttttgtgcttcgattttgtgttttgatcttgtgctttgattgagatctctgtagttaaacctaaggttgctgtgagaagtttaaatattcaattttttgaaaggctttgtctaggaagtggtgaatgatcccataaccaagaaggcatagtgcctcaccaatgacctggaagctaatccttgaaataaatatttaattaacttctgtaatatggtttaacttctgaagaacacaagggttgaacttggagtaaaaatgttaagtttcgtttccaatccaagtttaacttctgaagagcacatgggttgctaggaaatgttctgtgcttgtataaatttttgtacaggggaaacagaacggtattccaagtagcgCCTAACAGTAAGGATCCGGAGGATCATCTTCGGAAGTTTCGGAACGCTACGTTGTTGAACCAATACAACAACGCCATTAAGTGTCAAGTGTTCTTGAGCACTCTATCTAGCTCGGCCCAAAAATGGTTCGATGGATTACCGAATGGGTCCATCACCTGCGTTCATGATTTCAAGACTATTTTCCTGCGCCACTTTGCCAGCAATAGGAAGTATCAAAAGACAGATCACTGTCTCTTTGCCCTCAAGAAAGGGTCTGCCAAGCCCTTGAGGAGCTATataaaacgcttcaaccaggtggcccagGATGCCCCGTCCGCTACCTCcgaaatattgatgagcgcctttTCTTGTGAACTGGtagaaggggagttcttccgagATCTCATCCGAGAGCTCGTAAAGAACTTTGATAAGATGCTAGGGAAGATCGCCAGTTACATCAACGTAGGAGAAGTTCAAGCAGCTTGGCGGAAAGCAGACAAGGCGCCTGCTCACGCCAACAAACCAGAGAAGAAGTCACGCCAACCGCCAACTCAGCCTCTTCCATGCACCCGGGATGCCCGATCGCCCTTccctctcggtcaggattccaAGCCGGCCCAATGTGTGGTAGCTGTCCAAGCCCCAAGGCTCGGTCAGTAGGGGTCGCGTTATTATACTTACCATAGGTCCTACACCCATGCCACAAGTGATTGCGTTTAGTTCACCCGTGACTCCTGACGCGCAGCTGAGCTGGGCCTGCCCCCACCAGAAATCGCGCCCAAGATTCATAGGTTATTGGCAGGCCAACAGCTCATGGCAGGTCAGTCTGGTAGACCTCTACCCGACAATGCAGGACAAGGAAGTCAGCAGCCCCGTCGTAACCAAGAGCCAGGAGAAGCCCCGGAAGAGGAGAACAGGGGAAACACGACTATCCGCGAGATTGGTATGATTTTCCGGAGGGCCCACAGATGGAGATTCCGCTAGGGCTCGAAAATCTCATGAGCGCTGCCTGGAGATACACGCTATAGGATGCAGTCGAGAGCAAGCTGCATGGCCCATCATCAGTTTTGGGCACAAGACTTGGAGGGGTTGGAGCTTCCTCACGATGATACCTTAATAATCAAAGCTGTCATCTCCAACAGTCGCATGGCCAGAGTTTTCGTTGATACTGGAAGCTCTGTCAACGTGTTGTTTAAGAGTGCATTCGAGAGCATGCAAATCAATGCCAGTGAACTCCAGCTCGTGGCTACTTCGTTATACGATTTCACCGGCAATGAAGTATGACCTATGGGCCAGATCAAGCTAGCCATCTCTTTGGGTACCGAGCCCCTGGTGAGGATGTGGTGGAGCACCTTTATAGTGGTGTATTCGCTGTCCTGGTACAATGTCATCCTGGGGAGACCGACACTATACGAGTTCTGGGCGGCAGTCTCCACTTTTcatcaaaagatcaaattccaTGTGGGAGACCAGGTCGAGGAAGTTAAAGGTGAGCAATTGGTCTCTCGCAGGTGTTACATCGACATGGTGAAGGTGGAGGCTTGCAAGGCTCAAAGAACCCAGGATGgcagtgttgggaccgaaatgtagctagaagggtgggggtgaatagctcgtcgcgcgcattgtgttcttcgttgcttgtttttttgatggtgtgcagcggaaatacaagaaacaaaacatataaTGCTAACActtaagaatttacttggtatccacctcacaagaggtgactaatccaaggatccacacacgcacgcaccctccactaataaaacactcctttacggtaactactgaaggcggagaagccctacaagactctcaatacaagaagaaagaaaaggacagtAAAGAACAAGCAGAAGCTTACAAGAAGTGcaataaaagccctaaccctaacttctcttcttcgcctcttgacttggacaaaacttccaagaatcttcaagatctggcatggagagctctgtggagaagctgtggagtcgCCTGTGAAGATCAGAGCTGTATGCGTGAAGTTCTgttgaaggaatcgaacgcctgcagctaaatacgacgccaacggtcggatcccgattgattggaacgctcccaatcgatcggggaggctttggatcgatcggctgatcgatccagagtgcctctgtgctatctggaatagcctggatcgatcggctgatcgatccagcctttatcgcgcgaaatcgcacctcccaatcgatccactgatcgattgggggctctggatcgatcggctgatcgatcgagctgttctgttcgcgcgacacttctccccaatcgatccactgatcgattgggaggaagcttgtcgctgggactcacccaatcgatcggccgatcgatttggcatgagccaatcgatcgactgatcgatccagctccttgattttgcccaaaatcaagtccaaaggcccttaaaccaacatccggtcaatcatgaGTTGTTGGtatataaaacctagcatccggccacccttgaccagttaggactctctcaccaagtgtctggtcaatccctttgacctacttggacttttctcctcttgccaagtatccggtcaatccctttgacctacttggacttttcttcctcgtgctaagtatacctacttggacttttctttctcgtgtcaagtatccagtcaattcctttgacctacttggactttcaccagatgtctggtcaaccttgacccatctggatttccccgtgcctggcttcactcaccaggacttcccttctgcctagcttcactcactaggacttctcttctgcctggcttcactcactaggactttcacctagcttccctcactaggattttcacctgacttcactcaccaggattttcctctgcctggcttcacgcaccaggactttcacctagcttcactcactaagatttcctcactgcctagcttcactcactaggtctttcacctggcttcactcaccaggattttccttctgcctggcttcactcaccaggacttcctttgcctaacctccaagttaggactttcacctggcttcactcaccaggattttccagtcaagtatccggtcaaccttgacctacttgactctccatcacaatctccacacatgaacaattgcacctgcaatttgtctacatgtattgtcaaaccatcaaaacacaaacattaagactcg
This genomic stretch from Zingiber officinale cultivar Zhangliang chromosome 7A, Zo_v1.1, whole genome shotgun sequence harbors:
- the LOC122001533 gene encoding SAP-like protein BP-73, whose protein sequence is MTIIGIFRGAILSPYSCKCDQTHCSAETQFRSIPRRSARIYAARRAISNDHKENPDFSRQQKRSSMGRSKQYQELEQSERSEETYILSSRNGPFMSNMRHQATATPGQRDEEILDLFRKIQMQLQAAAKKGKKSEASRQRQSDRATVDSLVKLLRKHSMDQKSSPKEHFSSNLLPRSNTLVDENKSNLFSRDGTKLKEEPALDPGLPDPVSSTRPATNFRRKSLVCRANFQAVSFEEGINPPPPTNSQASRKKKSDIIVDNSEASVHADIGVLDSLGQSLLDDQFDPPLSNETAEVITESSTLKISSDLPSLKLSELRNLAKSRGLRGYSKLKKGELVELLDD